A region from the Biomphalaria glabrata chromosome 14, xgBioGlab47.1, whole genome shotgun sequence genome encodes:
- the LOC129922942 gene encoding uncharacterized protein LOC129922942 — MRLYIQFYTFCILQNTVIVVFCQRIQLFPYNETRNCNISLLEEEDRILMYGKVDFNGNILASSFVNFEIKRKIDTSFHFINFIKIPEDCEYPTVDYCRCYKTDDKKVYRLSFNITAYNVNSEADIRAELVYRETSFFSEIRKLPIVYGSQTDMVAVYINDEVISPTQSSVTVNDTQVRIFSICREVIALHCELQLTNLDTETLLKSKKQVLIYNTDIKNKARFDLKYKMCNIQRNISFSIITVSHFLMDKETLEASTEILVKKLFKTRRHKSGLISQWNSGEYCVLPILTMLCVSLLILYMLRVPVPLHFVEAQQKTVQPFPIDACMSLTSSEYHKEE, encoded by the exons ATGAGGCTGTACATACAATTTTAtactttttgtattttacaaAACACTGTGATAG TTGTATTTTGTCAACGGATTCAACTCTTTCCCTACAATGAAACAAGGAACTGTAACATAAGTCTTCTTGAAGAGGAGGACAGAATTCTCATGTATGGCAAAGTGGATTTCAATGGAAACATACTGGCATCATCATTTGTCAACtttgaaatcaaaagaaaaattgatacgagttttcatttt ATTAACTTTATAAAAATTCCAGAGGACTGTGAGTATCCCACTGTAGATTATTGCcgctgttataagactgatgaCAAAAAAGTTTATAGACTGTCTTTTAATATAACTGCATATAACGTAAATAGTGAGGCAGATATAAGAGCAGAGTTGGTTTACAGGGAAACATCATTTTTTAGCGAAATAAGGAAATTACCTATAGTTTATG gttctcAAACAGATATGGTTGCTGTTTACATCAATGATGAAGTCATCTCCCCTACACAATCTAGTGTTACAGTCAATGACACCCAAGTTAGGATATTTTCTATATGTCGTGAGGTGATTGCTCTCCATTGTGAGCTACAACTGACTAACTTGGATACTGAAACTTTATTAAAGTCTAAGAAACAAGTTCTTATCTACAATACAGACATAAAGAACAAAGCAAGATTTGatttgaaatacaaaatgtGCAATATTCAAAGAAACATCTCATTTTCAATCATTACGGTTAGTCATTTTCTCATGGACAAAGAAACATTAGAGGCAAGTACGGAAATTCTCGTTAAAAAGCTGTTCAAAACAAGGAGAC ACAAATCTGGCTTGATTTCGCAGTGGAACTCAGGAGAATATTGTGTACTGCCAATATTAACAATGCTTTGTGTTTCGTTGCTGATCTTGTACATGTTAAGAGTGCCAGTACCATTACATTTTGTAGaag CTCAACAGAAAACTGTTCAACCTTTTCCTATTGATGCATGTATGTCATTGACCAGCTCTGAATATCACAAGGAAGAGTGA